In Halorhabdus rudnickae, the following proteins share a genomic window:
- a CDS encoding D-2-hydroxyacid dehydrogenase has translation MSSDASDVLVLRGKPHGISSREYATALRDRLPADISVVAARTPSDEREGIGEAPIVTGGNIGESLLERAESLELFACTAAGYEHLPLKTMADRGIAVTNASGVHGPNIAEHVLGSFLAFARGFFRARRRQRNHEWRAVQSRELVGSSVTIVGMGAIGRAIADRLTGFDVTTVGVRHTPEKGGPTDEVYGFDEIHEALAGTEYVAIATPLTEETRGLVGAEELATLPPSAVLVNVARGPIVDTDALVDALRANHLRGAALDVTDPEPLPNDHPLWDFENVLITPHQSGHTAEYFERLADIVAPNIETILNGGDPESLRNRVA, from the coding sequence GTGTCGAGTGATGCCTCCGATGTGCTCGTCCTGCGAGGCAAGCCCCACGGAATATCGAGCCGGGAGTACGCGACGGCACTCCGGGACAGGCTTCCGGCCGATATCTCGGTCGTGGCGGCTCGGACCCCGAGCGACGAGCGGGAAGGGATCGGAGAAGCGCCGATCGTGACCGGCGGGAACATCGGGGAGTCGCTACTCGAGCGTGCCGAGTCACTGGAGCTGTTCGCCTGTACGGCCGCGGGATACGAACATCTGCCCCTAAAGACGATGGCCGACCGGGGGATCGCCGTGACGAACGCCTCGGGGGTGCACGGTCCCAACATCGCCGAGCACGTCCTCGGGTCCTTCCTGGCGTTCGCCCGCGGGTTCTTCCGAGCTCGTCGCCGGCAACGGAACCACGAGTGGCGAGCCGTTCAGTCGCGGGAACTCGTCGGGAGCAGCGTCACGATCGTCGGGATGGGCGCGATCGGACGGGCGATCGCCGACCGTTTGACGGGATTCGACGTGACGACAGTGGGCGTCCGTCACACGCCAGAGAAAGGCGGACCGACCGACGAGGTCTACGGGTTCGACGAGATACACGAGGCACTTGCGGGGACAGAGTACGTTGCGATCGCCACGCCGTTGACCGAGGAGACGCGCGGACTGGTCGGGGCTGAGGAACTGGCGACGCTGCCCCCGTCTGCAGTGCTCGTCAACGTGGCCCGCGGGCCGATCGTCGATACTGACGCGTTAGTCGACGCGCTACGGGCCAACCACCTCCGTGGGGCGGCCCTGGACGTAACCGATCCAGAACCACTCCCGAACGACCATCCGCTGTGGGACTTCGAGAACGTCTTGATCACGCCCCACCAGTCCGGACACACCGCGGAGTACTTCGAGCGGCTGGCGGACATCGTTGCGCCAAACATCGAGACGATTCTGAACGGTGGCGATCCCGAATCCTTGCGGAACCGGGTCGCGTAA
- a CDS encoding NAD(P)/FAD-dependent oxidoreductase, whose protein sequence is MERADVVIVGGGPAGSSAARAAAEAGATVVLVEKGVPRSDRDELGPDSTDAAGILDYWVDLMDEDPSAIPDDVILSELEGATFHSPNESVTLTDTGIDAAYDGFGFTVHRARFDDWLREQAENAGATYRVGTSVNEIESDCSGTAPVHNITLADGERIRADALILADGPQRTVTLDTLDQFLPDGESAATYLSPDRANHIAYQEHRRMPEELFDRDHIEFWWGVMPGHTAYPWIFPNDDNVARIGLTMPIGLDIDDVTDRESYALLDPEDDAVPPGRIYIRRLLEREFPDYDLEDFPIVEDRGKQSGTEAYPISSTRPIESPTGANVAVVGGAMGATSAFHEGGDHVAIRTGKIAGRLAAEGDLTGYNDAWEDALGDELRRNVTFADLVRSVEPSDWDRYFGIVDRMLQTDGSRKRQALAAGFDGIAFYLRYRRKRWSFRGDRYVQLRESKYTV, encoded by the coding sequence ATGGAGCGAGCAGACGTCGTGATCGTCGGCGGTGGGCCGGCGGGCTCTTCGGCCGCTCGTGCCGCCGCGGAGGCAGGGGCGACTGTCGTACTCGTCGAGAAAGGAGTTCCCCGGAGCGACCGGGACGAACTCGGCCCTGACTCGACGGACGCGGCCGGCATCCTCGACTACTGGGTCGACCTGATGGACGAGGATCCGTCGGCGATCCCCGATGACGTGATCCTCAGCGAACTCGAGGGAGCGACCTTCCACAGCCCCAACGAGTCAGTCACGCTCACCGACACCGGGATCGACGCCGCTTACGACGGCTTCGGGTTTACTGTCCATCGGGCACGCTTCGACGATTGGCTCCGCGAACAGGCCGAGAATGCAGGGGCAACGTATCGCGTCGGGACGAGTGTGAATGAAATCGAATCAGATTGCTCCGGGACGGCCCCGGTCCACAATATCACGCTCGCCGACGGGGAACGGATCCGGGCCGACGCGCTCATCCTCGCGGACGGTCCACAGCGGACGGTGACTTTGGACACGCTCGATCAGTTCCTGCCCGACGGAGAGAGTGCTGCGACCTATCTCTCGCCCGACCGTGCGAATCACATCGCCTACCAGGAACACCGTCGGATGCCCGAGGAACTGTTCGACCGCGATCACATCGAGTTCTGGTGGGGCGTCATGCCCGGTCACACAGCCTATCCCTGGATCTTCCCCAACGACGACAACGTCGCTCGTATCGGGCTGACGATGCCCATCGGGCTGGACATCGACGACGTGACCGACCGGGAGTCGTATGCTCTCCTCGATCCAGAGGACGACGCTGTTCCACCGGGCCGTATCTATATTCGCCGCTTACTCGAACGCGAGTTCCCTGACTACGACCTCGAAGACTTTCCGATCGTCGAGGACCGCGGCAAACAGTCCGGCACTGAGGCGTATCCGATCTCCTCGACGCGTCCGATCGAGTCGCCGACCGGGGCCAACGTCGCGGTCGTCGGCGGGGCGATGGGGGCGACCTCCGCCTTCCACGAGGGCGGCGATCACGTCGCCATCCGGACGGGCAAGATCGCCGGCCGACTCGCCGCGGAGGGCGACCTCACTGGGTACAACGACGCCTGGGAGGACGCACTCGGTGACGAACTCCGCCGGAACGTCACGTTCGCCGATCTGGTCCGGAGCGTAGAGCCGAGCGACTGGGACCGATACTTCGGGATCGTCGATCGAATGTTGCAGACCGACGGCTCGCGCAAGCGACAGGCGCTTGCCGCTGGATTCGACGGGATCGCTTTTTACCTGCGATACCGGCGCAAACGGTGGTCGTTCCGCGGTGATCGGTACGTCCAACTCCGGGAATCGAAATACACAGTCTGA
- the trpB gene encoding tryptophan synthase subunit beta: MSEDSGTFGEYGGRHVPEPLEEALEQLATAFEDIALSEEFQAEFRSLLEEYAGRPTPVYHAKRLSDAYGADIYLKREDLLHGGAHKLNNTLGQGLLAKKAGRERLIAETGAGQHGTATAMVGAMLDLDTEIYMGEKDVARQRMNVFRMRLMGAEVNEVTRGGKGLADAVDAALEDFAHNVGDTHYLVGSVVGPDPFPRMVREFQSVIGEEAREQIRDRIGGLPDAAVACVGGGSNAMGLFDAFRDDDVAFYGAEGGGKGADSNRHAAPLADGEDDVLHGMKTRVIDDDTEVHSVSAGLDYPGVGPEHAMFRAVGRCEYQGITDDEALEAFRELSTLEGIIPALETSHAIALAKQIADEHDTILINLSGRGDKDMETAAEQFDLS; this comes from the coding sequence ATGTCCGAGGATAGCGGCACGTTCGGCGAATATGGCGGTCGTCACGTTCCTGAACCGCTCGAAGAGGCACTCGAACAATTAGCAACGGCGTTCGAAGACATCGCACTGAGCGAGGAGTTCCAGGCGGAGTTTCGCTCGTTGCTCGAGGAGTACGCCGGCCGACCGACGCCGGTATATCACGCGAAACGACTCTCGGACGCCTACGGTGCCGACATCTATCTCAAACGTGAGGACCTGCTGCACGGCGGCGCACACAAACTGAACAACACGCTCGGGCAAGGGTTGCTGGCGAAGAAAGCCGGCCGAGAGCGGCTGATCGCCGAGACGGGGGCGGGCCAACACGGTACCGCGACGGCGATGGTCGGTGCGATGCTCGACCTCGACACCGAGATCTACATGGGCGAGAAGGACGTCGCCCGCCAGCGGATGAACGTCTTCCGGATGCGCCTGATGGGTGCCGAAGTCAACGAAGTCACCCGCGGCGGGAAGGGACTGGCCGACGCCGTCGACGCCGCTTTGGAGGACTTCGCACACAATGTCGGGGACACGCACTACCTCGTGGGTTCGGTCGTCGGCCCCGATCCATTCCCTCGAATGGTCCGAGAGTTCCAGTCGGTCATCGGCGAAGAGGCCCGCGAGCAGATCCGCGACCGGATCGGCGGGCTGCCCGATGCCGCGGTCGCCTGCGTCGGCGGCGGATCGAACGCTATGGGACTGTTCGATGCGTTCCGGGACGATGACGTGGCCTTCTACGGTGCGGAAGGCGGCGGGAAAGGGGCTGACTCGAACCGCCACGCTGCGCCACTGGCCGACGGCGAAGACGATGTCCTCCACGGCATGAAAACGCGTGTCATCGACGACGACACCGAAGTCCACTCGGTCTCGGCGGGGCTGGATTATCCCGGTGTCGGCCCGGAACACGCGATGTTCCGGGCGGTGGGTCGGTGTGAGTATCAGGGTATTACCGACGACGAAGCCTTAGAGGCCTTCCGGGAGTTGAGCACGCTCGAAGGGATCATCCCCGCTCTGGAGACGAGCCACGCGATCGCACTGGCAAAGCAGATTGCCGACGAGCACGACACGATCTTGATCAACCTGAGCGGCCGCGGTGACAAAGACATGGAGACCGCAGCCGAGCAGTTCGATCTGTCATAG
- the coaBC gene encoding bifunctional phosphopantothenoylcysteine decarboxylase/phosphopantothenate--cysteine ligase CoaBC, which translates to MLEDTNVVLGVTGSIATVKTVELAHELRRRGATVKAVMTESATNIVHPWAVELATDGDVVTEIGGSVEHVTFFGEDPWGDVLLIAPSTANTVGKVAAAIDDSPVTTCATTALGAGIPVVIAPAMHEPMYDHPGVLEAIDRLESWGISFADPRIEESKAKIASEESIVLETARAAGERPLAGEEIVVTSGATTESVDPIRTLSNRASGKTGRAIAKACYVRGADVRLLHNGDDVPYATVEHVESAAEMVSAAQRIGPGADALVSAAAISDYTVEKRPSKIRSGQDGLTLELEPTPKLLDRVREADPELPMVGFKLETGVEEPDLIGAARDLLDRADLSLVVANEAGVVGDDATDTRLVGPDGVDSFVGSKAELGARLAEDLVSILRASGD; encoded by the coding sequence ATGCTCGAAGACACGAACGTCGTCCTCGGGGTGACGGGGTCTATCGCGACGGTCAAGACTGTCGAACTCGCTCACGAGCTCCGCCGCCGAGGGGCGACGGTCAAGGCGGTCATGACTGAGTCGGCGACGAACATCGTTCATCCCTGGGCAGTCGAACTGGCAACGGACGGCGACGTCGTCACGGAGATCGGGGGGAGCGTCGAACACGTCACGTTCTTCGGTGAGGACCCGTGGGGCGATGTCCTGTTGATCGCGCCCTCGACGGCCAACACGGTCGGAAAGGTCGCGGCCGCGATCGACGACTCACCGGTGACGACCTGCGCGACGACGGCGCTTGGCGCGGGCATTCCAGTCGTGATCGCCCCGGCAATGCACGAACCGATGTACGATCACCCCGGCGTTCTCGAAGCGATCGACCGCCTGGAATCGTGGGGTATCTCCTTTGCCGATCCGCGCATCGAGGAGTCGAAGGCCAAGATCGCCAGCGAGGAGTCAATCGTTCTCGAGACGGCCCGCGCTGCGGGGGAGCGACCGCTTGCCGGCGAGGAGATAGTCGTCACCAGCGGCGCGACTACGGAGTCGGTCGACCCGATCCGGACGTTGTCGAACCGCGCTTCGGGCAAGACCGGACGGGCGATCGCGAAAGCCTGCTACGTCCGCGGTGCTGACGTGAGGCTACTCCACAACGGGGACGACGTACCTTACGCCACGGTCGAACATGTCGAGAGCGCTGCCGAAATGGTCTCTGCAGCCCAGCGGATTGGACCCGGCGCCGACGCTCTCGTCTCTGCGGCGGCGATAAGCGATTATACCGTCGAGAAACGTCCGTCGAAGATCAGGTCCGGTCAAGACGGCCTGACACTGGAACTCGAACCGACGCCGAAGCTGCTCGATCGCGTCCGGGAGGCGGACCCCGAGCTGCCGATGGTCGGGTTCAAACTCGAAACTGGCGTCGAGGAACCAGACCTGATCGGAGCCGCCCGTGATCTGCTCGATCGGGCAGACCTCTCGCTGGTCGTCGCGAACGAGGCCGGAGTGGTCGGCGACGACGCCACCGACACCCGGTTGGTCGGTCCGGACGGTGTCGACTCGTTTGTCGGTTCGAAGGCCGAACTCGGAGCGCGGCTGGCCGAGGATCTCGTTTCGATACTCCGCGCAAGTGGTGATTAG
- a CDS encoding response regulator transcription factor has translation MGEPVTVAVVEDDPDLRELHRLRLEAEYDVVTIANGTEALSRIAAEDVLLLDRNLPETDGDSIARELRARGYRGAVAMVTSERPDPAVATLPIDEYVTKPLDSEELLSLVDRLTTRLDAPEPIRDLFAMETRRHRLENTPNSGDLVESDPYRSLSRRIDRQYYRVTVDGFPLERIAAFAGNALEQTIVLPDEIGSSRGDPGTVEATPGPGQEL, from the coding sequence ATGGGCGAGCCAGTGACAGTCGCTGTCGTTGAAGACGACCCTGACCTCCGGGAACTACACCGTCTTCGACTGGAGGCGGAGTACGACGTGGTGACGATCGCCAACGGGACAGAAGCACTCAGTCGGATCGCGGCCGAGGACGTCTTGTTGCTGGATCGAAACTTGCCGGAGACTGATGGTGATTCGATCGCCCGTGAGTTGCGTGCGAGGGGCTATCGGGGTGCGGTCGCCATGGTGACCAGCGAGCGACCGGATCCCGCCGTCGCTACCCTGCCGATCGACGAATACGTCACCAAACCGCTTGATTCTGAGGAACTCCTCTCGCTGGTCGATCGACTTACCACCCGTCTCGACGCGCCGGAGCCGATCCGCGACCTGTTCGCGATGGAGACACGACGGCATCGGCTTGAGAACACCCCCAACAGTGGAGACCTGGTCGAGTCCGATCCGTATCGATCCCTCTCCCGTCGGATCGACCGACAGTACTACCGAGTCACGGTCGATGGATTCCCACTCGAGAGGATCGCTGCGTTCGCTGGGAATGCGCTGGAGCAGACCATCGTTTTGCCTGACGAGATAGGATCCTCCCGTGGTGATCCTGGCACAGTCGAAGCGACGCCCGGACCAGGACAAGAGCTTTAA
- a CDS encoding type IV pilin encodes MNPKKLFADDSAVSPVIGVILMVAITVILAAVIATFVLGLGEQISSTAPQASFNYDLNSTSHNLTVTHTGGDTLDNGTVSFNYGNDSVDPTIVSQWGTDSIGAGDSVTIDKIYQGDTVQIIWEGDGGDRTAVLSEW; translated from the coding sequence ATGAATCCGAAAAAGCTATTCGCGGACGACAGCGCGGTGAGTCCAGTCATCGGCGTGATCCTGATGGTCGCCATCACGGTCATCCTGGCGGCCGTCATCGCCACGTTCGTCCTCGGACTCGGCGAGCAGATCAGCAGTACAGCGCCACAGGCGAGTTTCAATTACGACCTGAACAGTACCAGTCACAACCTAACGGTGACACACACGGGTGGAGATACTCTCGATAACGGTACGGTGAGTTTCAATTATGGCAATGATTCTGTTGATCCAACCATCGTAAGTCAGTGGGGCACAGACTCGATTGGGGCCGGTGATAGCGTAACTATCGACAAGATCTACCAGGGCGACACCGTCCAGATTATCTGGGAAGGCGACGGTGGCGATCGGACGGCCGTTCTGAGCGAGTGGTAA